In Yamadazyma tenuis chromosome 7, complete sequence, the sequence CTTTTGTCAGTGCCTGGAACAGAGCTTCCATTTTTCAGAAAAGCAGATGCAATGGATGCCTCATTTGCAAAGCTTACAAAACAATATAATGGTTTCCCTCTCCCCGTTGGATCCTCTCTATCTCTTATAAGCTTCACGTTCAATGGAGCTTCACCCAAGCTATTCCATATACTGATGATAGTTTCCTCATTCCAAGATGAATCGAGGTCGCCCATCCAAAGCTGTAGCAGATTCAGCTTCTCGGGTCTATCGTTGCGTCGGCCTTGAAACCCACCTCTGGTGCCTCCTCTGGGGTTTGAACTGTATCCACCTCTTCTGTTATTCAGATAATTTCCATACCCGCCGGACTGTCTCCCGTTCTGATATCCCCCATATGATTGGCTCCGTGCTGGAGAGTCTCGGCTGTCGTACGCTTGTGTACTATTATAAGGACGCTTTCGACTATCCTGAGGATTAAACGACATCTATCGCATCTATAATTTTTTGTGTGAACCGAGTTCTGCGGTTTTTAATCTCTAGATATAATTTCCCGGTAGAGATTTTCGAGCTCATCCGATCTTTAGGCAATCCACAATATCGTAAAACATTGATTTGTGCAAGGTCGAACATCACAGTCACGTTCAATTAAAGTCTGAACAAAGTTTTTGGCCAGCATACTAACTGACCCCCAGGGACAACCTTCCATATCCAATTGAGCATCACCCACTAGCTTGGGGATTTTGCGGCAATCAACAGAGAAGAAAGGTGACACTGCACTGAGAAGAAAGTGGGTGATAACGCCAACAGACCAAATATCGCATTTGTGGCCGTATCCGGAGGATccattcaaaatctccGGTGCCATGTACTCAGTCGTACCGGTTTTGGTGAATAACTTGTGCGATGGAGTAACCTTCCTCCAGTACCAAAGTCGCATAGCATGATTCGGGCCCCAGGAATTGGTAAAGACAAAAGGATGTTATCTAACTTCAAGTCACGGTGAATAATCTTGGCCTCATAGTGTAAATATTGAAGGGCTTTGAGGATCTGATACACAATAATAATCACTTCTGTTTCAGCAAGCGCTCTGAACGTTTTGCCATTAGAGATGTATGAAAAGAGATCTCCTCCACATACCAAGTTCTCGAATATGAAAAATCTATTTCCGGCGATAACCAGCTCATGGACTTTGATAACATTGGGCTTGAATTTAGTTAGTAGCAGCTCTCAACCCCTACTGTGTATTTTTACTTACATGGTCGAGGTCAAGGAGAACCTTAGCCTCTCTTTTGATACGGTCAATTTGATTCCATTGGTGACAGGCAACCACTTTAACTGCATAGGGACGAGGTCCCAATTCTTGTTTACGGGTGGCGATATATACGGAACCAAAAGTGCCTTTTCCAATTAGCCTAGGAGATATCAACCACTTTTCGGGTACTGGCTGAAACATGTCGACATCATCAGAAGGATTTATAGAACACCCAAAACCTGGCTCTACTATGAACTGGAACTTGACTTCGGAACGGATGCTGATTTCATCGTTGTTGCTTAAGACTTGTACTTGATTCATTCCCATTAATTTGCCGTTGATATAAGTTCCATTGAGTGGGACGTCTTTCAAGTAGAAAAGTGGTTCGATGGAACTATCAAACTTGATACACTACACAAGGAAGTGCACTGTCGAAGTTGAAAGTGCTGGAATTACTAAATTACATAATTTGTCTACTCTTCCAACTCTGAACATACCTCTAAGAGGAAGGGGAATGGTTTTATAAATATGGTTAAGCACTTGAGACTCCAGCTCACGGCTTAGGAAGACTGTTGGGTTGGCCAAAACAAGCTGTTTATATACTTCGGCAAACCTAATTGCAGTAATTTTGAAGGAGTAAAATCTGGACTCTGACATGGTTCTAATTGTTTAAAACTTGTAAGTATTTGCAGCTCTCAATCTCTATGCGCATTTTAGCAGCCATGACATCTTAAAAACACGGTCGTGTAGATACCATCCACACCGGccaaacaagttgattctCATTCCTCGCACAaattctttcaatcaaTAGAACACAACCAGAACCCAGAACAAAAATGTTTAGACTCCTGAGATCATCCCTCCAGAACTTTAAAAGATTCAACAGCCACTCAGCCCACCCCGTCACTCCCACGCCCTCCAAGGCccctttcaacaacaagtataacttcaacaccagTCCTCCTCCGGTGCATGAATACTGGAACATACGTAATACCAGTTTTCTTTTAGCATTCATTCCCCTTTACTTTGCCGTTAGTTACGTGACAAAGAACGGAGTGCAAGAAATCGAAGGATTTGGTGGTCTTGTTGAGTTTGCTAAGGGTGAAAAGTCTCCtttgaaggaaatcaagtttgGTGAACCCCAATTACCAACGAAAAATTGAACCCTCCAATTCACTGTAAACTAGTCGACAACTGGCTGCAAGTGCAGTTACATTTCCAATGGCATAGTAGTGTTCGAATCCGGTACGCACCCGGTATGCTAGGAGATATTGATATTTATTACACCCGTCTGCATTAATAGGAACCATACTAAAATATATATATACATTCAATGTTCAAGCGCCCTATATACTACAGTAGAATGCTCTTATAATGTACTAACGACACATGCCACTCAATCATATAAGGAAAGTAACATCTAACTTTTACTGTTATCGCCTCTACATATAGTGTGTCTCCCACCTCTGCTTACACTCCAAAATTTCTCGCGCTTTTTATTGGTTTAAAATTTATTCATCTATTCACCATTCACAAACATGCTCAGACAACTCACTAGATCTTCGAATATGTTGAGTTTCAGGGGTTCTAGTATGGGCTTGGTACGCCTGTTGACCACCAAGACTTCAATAGTTGAACACACAACCGGTAGAATCATTACTTTAACCGATCCAAACCGTCCAGAAATTGGTGACTATCCAAACCCTCCTCCAGTGTTGGCACAATCAAAGGACCCATACGCAAAGTATGACGATCAGCAGAATagaagaaacttcaatGACCCTGTCAACATCGATGACGATTACTATGACATGTGGTCTCCTGATTACTTCCAACCAGTGTCTGACAAAACTGCTTTAAAACACAATGGTGTATTTTTTGGGTTATTCATTAGTTTTGGTGCAGTCATTGCCTACTTCCAATTGAACCCAGAGAAGCCTGCTATGCCTAGATCCTTCCCTGGGAATGGCTTGGCCAAACTGTTAGGATCTGGttctgatgaagatgatgggTTTTACCAGGTGAAACCTGACCTTGAAGCTGAGAAAGAACTCGGATTCCTTCCAGCTGATGGTGACCTTTCCGCCAGTATTGAATCATACAAGAAAACGCACGCTGATTTCATTAAACAGTAGGTATTCCACTCAACACTGTCTTATTTATCATGCTCATGTATAATATACATATCTCATAGATTTACTTAAAATGACTCTAGTGTGGTGAAACTGAATAGTTCATAAATGTTCTTCACCCATAAACGAACCTGTTCCTCCAATATGAGGTAGCTTAGATGCCTTATTTCCAAATAGCACTCGGTCCATGGATTCTTGGGATTCGCACGCACCGCTCGAAAAATGCGACCTTCCTTGTAACTATTGAGAATTGCAAGTACTTATAATCagtcttgaaaaattcaaacaTCTAGCAATGTCGTCAAGCAAACGCAGATCATCATCCAGGCTACAGAGTAGTTCCTCGGATGACTTTTCTCCGGTACCAGTAGCgggaaagaagaaaggcAAAACACCGAATAATAAGAGGCGAAAAGTCACGTCCCAGCGCCAAACATCAAACAAACtagttgatttcatcacTGATTACAATTTAGCGGTAAATGAGCTTTTTCagcttgaagaatatgGTTCGATTGTCGAATGGCAGCCTGAGGATTTCGCCAGTTACCAAAAGGAGAAGCCTCAGTTGCTCGAGTACTTTTTATCCGAGAATAAGATAGGTTTATCGTGGCTcgaaaatgaagaagataatCTTAGCTTGGACGACTTGCCACTTCGTTTacaaaagaaaaagctAGCGGAAAGGGAACAGAAAGTCCTTGAAAAATATCCTTTTCGAAACGATGTCTTGGAGGAAGCTAGGGCGTCTGAAGAATATATCATACGTTTGGTAAGTAATgtagttgaagaacctgTTGAACCAGCAGCGAAAGCAAATAATATCAAGCCAGAGAAACTCAAGAAGAGTAAAGTCAAAATAGAGAAGGGAGTCAAActcgaagatgatgatgatgatatggATGACCAGAACCAACAGGATAACCTTCAAATAATGGCAGTTGTGGATGGAGAGGATGTTTGGGAAATCAAGcaagaggaagaaataTTGACGGAAGTTGAGTATCCATCTGACTTGGACGAAGTCGATACGCATTATAAGCTTAAGGATGTGAAGTTCTCCATTCCTCCTCCAAAGATCACGCATCCATCTCATATACCTTTGTGGAAGCCGCCCAAAGGTGATAACATTGAAGATGCAGAAGATCAAGAGATTATAGAATTCAATCCTATTCCCATTGAAGTCATCTCCACCAAGGGAAAGCTTATAGTGGCTCCGGAGGTCGAGCATAAGCTAAGAGAtttcttggaaaccaaGGTCAAAACTGCTATCATTGATGAAACCTTGAATGTAGATTACGGCAATACCGCCGAAGAATATAACGCTGTACTTGAACAGCAAAAGAAACTCCTTAAAGTCATCTACCGCAAAGTTACAGAGGAGAACAGCTTTGAGTTAAACGgtgaaaaaattgaaaagagaaagttgaCTCTACCTCAAACTAATTTCAGACAACTAGCTGACCCTTTTAGGTCTACTGGATCTATTATTGCTAAAGCTCAGGGACCTACAAACACCACACACATTGATAACTTGCTCCTCCAAGGTGCTTCATTTGCAAAGATTCATCAACTGGTAAGAAAACAACGTCAACTAAGAGTTAGAAAAATAGCCACTATGGTAGATCAGCATTTCAAATGGAAGAGAGGAGAAAAGGAGAGAATAGagagagaaagagaacaaaacttgaagaaaattAGTCGGTTGGCTATGCAGGCTGTTAAGAAGCGATGGTCCCAAGCAGGCAAAGTATACAAGTACTTACAAGatcagaaagaagaagagctcAAGAAGATTAAGGGTAGAGAACATTTGAGTAACATGTTGGAACATTCCacccaacttcttgaagcaCAATTAAACAGACCCTCGCAAGCTAACACGGATGACGATAGTGACAATGATAGTGGATCTGATAGCAACGATAATGAGAAGGCTGACGATACTATGGACGACCAATTAAGTGTGTCAGAACTTAGGGAGAAATACGGTAATATGAGTGAATTGTCTGCTGAGGACATGACTAATGCGTCATctgtttctgaagatgaagaagacacTATTAGCAGCCAAGATGGAagtgacgatgatgacgagTTAGGCGGAAGTGGACTTGCTGCTCTTTATGGTGGTGTATCCAATGtccaaaaagaagtttcGGAATCTCCAATGCCTGATTCTGAATATACACCTGAGCAATTGGCTGTAATCAATGCAGctgagaaagaagagaacgGCAACGGGAAAATGGTCATATACTCAGACTCAGATTCTTCTATTCCAGATGAAACAACTGATGATTCTGAACGTGAATCGGATGCAATGAGTCAAGATGAAGACGGCTCGTCtgaggaagaagttgaagaaaatggttTAGCTTCTCTTCTCACAAATACAGAAAATACCAGAGATTCAGATGATGAAAGCGTCCTGGAAAGTGTAGGTGAGAACTCAGATGACGACCGATTATCAAGTACAGATGAAGAGGACGAGC encodes:
- a CDS encoding uncharacterized protein (EggNog:ENOG503P42G; COG:S), producing MLRQLTRSSNMLSFRGSSMGLVRSLTTKTSIVEHTTGRIITLTDPNRPEIGDYPNPPPVLAQSKDPYAKYDDQQNRRNFNDPVNIDDDYYDMWSPDYFQPVSDKTALKHNGVFFGLFISFGAVIAYFQLNPEKPAMPRSFPGNGLAKSLGSGSDEDDGFYQVKPDLEAEKELGFLPADGDLSASIESYKKTHADFIKQ
- a CDS encoding uncharacterized protein (EggNog:ENOG503PVN8); the encoded protein is MFRLSRSSLQNFKRFNSHSAHPVTPTPSKAPFNNKYNFNTSPPPVHEYWNIRNTSFLLAFIPLYFAVSYVTKNGVQEIEGFGGLVEFAKGEKSPLKEIKFGEPQLPTKN